ACTTGTCAAGGGTTTCACtccagataaataaaataaatttcagcaaagCGTCCTGGGAAACCTGTCGTTGCTCCTGCTCAAAAGGCTGAGCAGAATAGAGGCTTTAAATGTGCACCTGATGGCAGACTCATCATTGAGGAGAGTGATGAAGAATTCAAAGCTCCTGTAATCAAGAAGAAACGGCACGATGACTACAGCGGTAATCTATTGGCACACATGTTGATTCATTTggtatattaaaatttaatttctctttgtaGACGATGATCAAGACATTGACGATCTGGATGAAGCTGCTGCACCGCAAAGAGGACCTCTTGCTTCTGGATACGTCCTGCAGAACAGCAAGGATCTGAGCCAAAGCATGGAGGATCTTACTTTGCAGAATAAATACAAGCCCGGTGGCAGTGGCATCCATCGGCCAATCCCCGGTGTTCACACGGGCTCGGAATACAAAGCAAGCAAGGCCAAGGGCGACATCAAAAAGAAAGGACGGCACGATCCGTATGCATACATCCCGCTGTCAGGAGCTCTCCTCAACAAAaggtttgtttaaaaactataTGATACATGTTTTTACTGTTTTGAGTCTTAATTTTAGGAAGCGAGCAAAGAATGCTGGGAAACTCTTAAATTTGGAGAAAGCTGCTGCCAAAGGAGTTGCTAAGGGACTGAAAGCAAAGGCAAAACAGAGGCGAAATGGCGCATCATTTAAGAAATCTATGTAGCTatgttatcaaaataaaatatccattCAATCTCCAAACATAAACTTATATGATAATAATTCATGCTGACCACATAATGCAGTGTGTGGTTAATTGATTGGGTAAAAATCTTctttaaaagttcaaaatctTAAGGGGTGTGTAGCTTTAGATttcattgcatttaattttgggaACTTCTGAGAAACAACTTAAAGCGCGTAAATTAGGAATTTGATGCCCAGTAAGGAGAGTAAAATGCCAAGCAAAAGCAGGCGATAGTGGAAAGGTAACAGGTGAGCTTTACAGAACTCTGTCTCTGAGTCTGGCGAAGGATTGAGGCGAGAGACAGCTACATTATGTTTGCATTCTGTTGGCTTACTGGATTTGCTGAGATATAAGAGCCGCTGTGACTAGAACCAGTGCATATATCTGTTGCCTATCACTAGTAGCCCGTCAAGGATATATACCAATTAATCAATAACAAAAAGCAATCTAAAATCTTgtcagcaaattttttattttgagtttaCTAAGAGTCACTAACAGAGTGTTGAAATCTTATAACAATGTGAGACTAAGTAAGGCTTGATACACAAAACCCAAAAGTTGTCGTTTCCACGACTATAATTTCAAATGCTAGAAACAGCATCCTTTGACATAGAGGAGGAGGGCTGTGAAACATTTCCTGGTGGAATGAAAACTCCGattggtttaattttgctcTAGAGGAAGAAATATGATAAGTAGTTGCCaccagacaaaattaaataacacacCTGTTTTTCGTGCAGAGCCATCATTTCCTTCCGGAGTTTCTCTAAAATCGCGTAATTTGGCGAGTTGTGTGAAGCTTCTTTCTGCAGCACCGTAATCTCTTTCTCCTCTTGTTTCTTCTCCTTCAAGCTTTTGATAGATCTAGTGCCGTAGAGCCTCAGGAGTGAGCCCCAACTTTTCACGTTGGGATGCAATTGCTGTAAGcacaagatttaaattaagtggTTTAAGAAGCACTCAAtcatacttttaaaatttcctgtgAAGCTCGCTGCTTGCCATCTCGCTTGTTTTTGCAAGGTACTGTGGCAGTGTGCTCTCCGACACGCATGGTGTATTCGTTTTTCTGGTGCTTTGAAGTGTTGACGTCATACTCGATCTTCATATTCTCCAGCTTAATGTTCCTTTGCAAGCAAATGAGGAGGATCCCATAAGGCGATAGTTCACACGTTTTAGCGCACAAGTCTGGAACTCTTGGGTCCGTAATGTCGATGCTATCAAAATACTACAAAAGCAAAATCTTGAGTTAAAATGGATAAATATTAGATGAAAATTCACATTTAGATCAGTATCATTGGAAGTGTAGCGCCCTTTACTGTCCTGCTTCATGACTTTCCTGATTTCTGGAATCATCATCTCCAGGGTTTCTTTAGCAGCTTCTGACTTGGCCTGCTTCTTGCTAGTGCCAAATCCTTGGCCATATCTTACGTCGTTAACTATCACTGTTGCAGAATATGGAGTTGCAGCGTTTTCTAAAATGAAACCATACGATGGTGTGactcaaaaataaagaaaaacatttgatGTTTCCcagattaatattatttaggcaaaatcaactaaaaaaaatgacaaagaatttCAACTGTAGAAGTAACAcagaaaaaatgagaaaaattgcagcttCAAATGAATTCCctttaattgaagaattagtttcaaaatttaagtttattatgggctgacagggcaactctgccccaaatcagcacacatccataaagtaatgatacaattatgtaggaacaacatttggaaggaagtaataGCGAATCGATTAATTCCAAACTTACCCAGCTCTTTATACTCATACTCTGGCTGCTTTCTCAACGCATGCTGGACATATTCATGAAGTATGCAGACATAGCTTTTGCCGTTTGGGTTCATCACCCACTCTTTTCTTGGTCCCACAGAGCCCGCCCTGTCATCTTCATTTTCATCTAGGCGAAAAAATCACACATCAATTTACgtcatcaattaaaattgaatatcaaTACTTGGATTGTAGAGTGGAAAAGTAATCAGATTCGTGCCCTCTGGCAAAGTAGACCTTGTTAGCTGTTTCTGAGCTCTCTCCATTTTTGAGAATCGGCGGCGCGAAATCCAAGAGCTGCcacaaaaattgattacattattttattacaattaacAAGTAGTATAACTAGACTCACTTGAATCTCTTGACTTTGAttgttttgaattcaaatcTAGATTTGCAGTAGTTTTGAAGTTCTGTTGAGGTGACTGTATTGCTctcaatattttccttcaCGGTTTCAACCCGTACTTTTGGAAGATCAGCTTCTAAAATTCCATTATAAAATATGCTAACTctttaattatcaaaaaacTCACGACCAGTTGCAGGCGCGTTTGAATCGTTGTCTGTTTGCTTAACCTCCTTTGGCTTGGTCTCTCTTTCCTGAATTTTAGCATAGTGCAAGCAAGGAATTGCGTTGAGAGGAATGTTGTGCTTCTGCaatattaataatgttttCATGGCAATagaaatttccgaaatttcatataaaatatataaattaaattttaaagggtGCAGttgttggttttaaatttttttgattgattGGGTCTTATTTAAGATGGTTACCCTGACACTGCCTGTGCCCAGTGCGTAAGGGCGCGCCATGGTGCACACTCTAGTTTTCCTGTGTAAATATACAGGCATGCCGCACTCGTGCGTGATTTTAATCCAGCCCTCTGGCAAAACATCAAAGTGATTGTGGTCCTTTTCTGTTAAATAATTAGTGAAATCAGTCAAAAGTCCTTGAAGAGAATATTCTGGGTTTAccattcaaaacaattttctccttttcaaCTACGTCTTCGTCGTTCTTCTCCATTTCAGCTTTCTTCGCCTTAATCTTTTCGGCAGTCACgccttgaaaaaattttgaattacaatTCAGCTAAACATTATGTTTATGTCATCGCAAGACAACCTTCTTCCAGCATATTGTGGATTTCATCCACGGGCACATCAGACTCTTCAGATGATTCATCAAATGACATTTGATTGGAATCTCCGTCATCATCAGGAGACACCCTTTCAGCTTGTTCTTCGGCATTGAAGTAATGGTACTCGTCCAGAATATCAAATGATAAGAATTCAGCCGGCACTGGCGTGTCTCCGTTCCTAGACTCGCCCTCCTCCACTtccggcggctgcggcggcagcTCTTCCTCATCAGGAGGTGGCGGAACAAATTCCTCTGGTGGTGGAGGTGGGGCTTCAGCATGGATAAATGGGCACTTAGCGGGACTTTCCAGCTCCCCATCAGAGGAAGATCCGCTTTCAAAAGTCCtcttcataatttaaaactgaaataaaattttgaaagtttcacATAATGATATTTAATGGAAAACTGCGactttttaaggaattttcacaaatttccaAACGAGTATGAATACTAAGAAACCatgttacatttaaatttttcataatttttaaaagaaattcaagtACTGGTTGTGGTCAGCAATAGGACCCTTTTAACAAACATccacaaatttttggaaacaaaaCATAGGACGAAATTCGGTGGCTGCGCTTGTGTAGCAATGG
The nucleotide sequence above comes from Cloeon dipterum chromosome X, ieCloDipt1.1, whole genome shotgun sequence. Encoded proteins:
- the pasha gene encoding LOW QUALITY PROTEIN: microprocessor complex subunit DGCR8 (The sequence of the model RefSeq protein was modified relative to this genomic sequence to represent the inferred CDS: substituted 1 base at 1 genomic stop codon) translates to MKRTFESGSSSDGELESPAKCPFIHAEAPPPPPEEFVPPPPDEEELPPQPPEVEEGESRNGDTPVPAEFLSFDILDEYHYFNAEEQAERVSPDDDGDSNQMSFDESSEESDVPVDEIHNMLEEGVTAEKIKAKKAEMEKNDEDVVEKEKIVLNEKDHNHFDVLPEGWIKITHECGMPVYLHRKTRVCTMARPYALGTGSVRKHNIPLNAIPCLHYAKIQERETKPKEVKQTDNDSNAPATGREFFDNXRVSIFYNGILEADLPKVRVETVKENIESNTVTSTELQNYCKSRFEFKTIKVKRFNSWISRRRFSKMERAQKQLTRSTLPEGTNLITFPLYNPNENEDDRAGSVGPRKEWVMNPNGKSYVCILHEYVQHALRKQPEYEYKELENAATPYSATVIVNDVRYGQGFGTSKKQAKSEAAKETLEMMIPEIRKVMKQDSKGRYTSNDTDLNYFDSIDITDPRVPDLCAKTCELSPYGILLICLQRNIKLENMKIEYDVNTSKHQKNEYTMRVGEHTATVPCKNKRDGKQRASQEILKQLHPNVKSWGSLLRLYGTRSIKSLKEKKQEEKEITVLQKEASHNSPNYAILEKLRKEMMALHEKQSKIKPIGVFIPPGNVSQPSSSMSKDAVSSI